One window of Nostoc sp. C052 genomic DNA carries:
- a CDS encoding NAD(P)/FAD-dependent oxidoreductase, with product MVNSLDNNPPHQVVIVGGGFGGLYAAKTLAKATVNVTLIDKRNFHLFQPLLYQVATGALSPADISSPLRSVLSKSKNTKVLLGEVNNIDPEAKQVTVGNEAIAYDTLIVATGAKHSYFGKDNWEEFAPGLKTVEDAIEMRSRIFSAFEAAENETDPEKRRAWLTFVIVGGGPTGVELAGAIAELANQTLKEDFRNIDTSEAKILLLEGLDRILPPFAPELSQEAEASLTRLGVVVQTKTLVTNIENDTVTLKQGDEVKEIASKTVLWAAGVKASAMGKVLAERTGAECDRAGRIIVEPDLSIKGHPNIFVVGDLANFSHQNGKPLPGVAPVAKQEGEYVATLVQQRLAGNSLPPFAYTDHGSLAMIGHNSAVVDLGFTKLKGFVAWLFWLFIHIYFLIEFNNKLVVMIQWAWSYFTRNRGARLITGKETLTEFVISDRNSYSAENKQPLNV from the coding sequence ATGGTAAATTCACTTGACAATAATCCACCCCATCAAGTAGTTATTGTTGGCGGTGGTTTTGGTGGACTTTATGCGGCAAAAACACTCGCCAAGGCGACAGTAAACGTTACCCTAATCGATAAACGTAACTTTCATCTATTTCAACCCCTTTTATATCAAGTCGCCACAGGTGCGCTATCTCCTGCTGATATCTCTTCACCGTTGCGTTCTGTCCTCAGCAAGAGCAAGAATACGAAAGTGCTGCTGGGAGAGGTGAATAATATCGATCCAGAAGCCAAACAAGTGACTGTGGGCAACGAAGCAATAGCTTACGATACGTTAATTGTCGCCACAGGTGCAAAGCATTCCTACTTTGGCAAAGATAACTGGGAAGAATTCGCCCCAGGCTTGAAAACTGTAGAAGATGCCATAGAAATGCGTAGCCGTATTTTTTCGGCCTTTGAAGCCGCAGAAAATGAAACCGATCCAGAAAAACGCCGTGCTTGGTTAACTTTTGTAATTGTGGGTGGTGGCCCAACTGGTGTAGAGTTGGCAGGTGCGATCGCAGAATTGGCAAACCAAACTCTCAAAGAAGATTTCCGCAACATCGACACATCAGAAGCCAAGATTTTGCTATTAGAAGGTTTGGATCGGATTTTGCCACCCTTTGCGCCAGAGTTATCACAAGAAGCGGAAGCATCCTTGACGCGCTTGGGGGTGGTTGTCCAGACAAAAACACTGGTAACAAATATTGAAAATGATACTGTTACCCTCAAACAAGGTGATGAAGTTAAAGAAATTGCTTCAAAAACGGTATTATGGGCAGCAGGTGTGAAAGCTTCTGCAATGGGCAAAGTGCTAGCAGAACGCACAGGTGCCGAGTGCGATCGCGCTGGACGAATTATCGTTGAACCTGACTTGAGTATTAAGGGACATCCAAATATTTTTGTAGTTGGCGACTTAGCAAACTTTTCTCATCAAAATGGTAAACCCCTACCTGGTGTTGCACCTGTAGCCAAGCAAGAAGGTGAATATGTAGCAACATTAGTTCAACAGCGGCTTGCAGGTAACAGCTTACCGCCCTTTGCTTATACCGATCATGGTAGTTTAGCGATGATTGGCCACAATTCTGCCGTGGTAGATTTGGGCTTTACCAAGCTGAAAGGTTTCGTTGCATGGCTGTTTTGGCTATTTATTCACATCTACTTCTTAATTGAATTTAACAACAAATTAGTAGTAATGATTCAGTGGGCATGGAGCTATTTCACCCGTAATCGTGGAGCAAGATTGATTACAGGAAAAGAAACCCTCACGGAATTTGTAATTAGCGATCGCAACAGTTATTCAGCCGAGAATAAACAGCCGCTAAATGTCTAA
- a CDS encoding AbrB/MazE/SpoVT family DNA-binding domain-containing protein, with amino-acid sequence MASATITTKGQVTIPKEIRDYLNLDTGSKVDFVIDENGIVKLIPLNVPIQSLSGILHRAGMKSATLEEMEAAIKEGSSDWT; translated from the coding sequence ATGGCTAGTGCGACCATCACCACTAAAGGACAAGTAACTATTCCTAAAGAAATTAGAGATTATCTTAACCTTGATACAGGTAGTAAGGTTGATTTTGTTATTGATGAAAATGGAATAGTTAAATTAATTCCCCTAAATGTCCCTATCCAAAGTTTATCAGGGATTTTACACCGTGCGGGCATGAAAAGCGCAACTTTAGAAGAAATGGAAGCTGCAATTAAAGAAGGCTCAAGTGATTGGACTTGA
- a CDS encoding type II toxin-antitoxin system HicA family toxin, producing the protein MSVKRKELIKYLEQNGFYLLREGENHSIYTNDMKTLPVKWHRTIDRITANEICKQAGLSPNF; encoded by the coding sequence GTGTCAGTCAAACGAAAAGAGCTAATTAAATACTTAGAGCAAAATGGCTTTTATTTATTAAGGGAAGGAGAAAATCATTCTATATATACTAATGATATGAAAACTCTTCCGGTAAAATGGCATCGTACCATTGATCGTATTACTGCTAATGAAATTTGTAAACAAGCAGGTTTATCACCTAATTTTTAA
- a CDS encoding type II toxin-antitoxin system HicB family antitoxin: MGQLIEWQEVITEGETIEECKAMLQDATKEMVLAYRQQNKEIPTGGSLLEQIPIEV, from the coding sequence ATGGGACAACTTATTGAATGGCAAGAAGTCATCACAGAAGGAGAAACCATAGAAGAATGTAAAGCTATGTTACAAGATGCAACCAAAGAAATGGTTCTTGCCTATCGTCAACAAAATAAAGAAATTCCCACAGGTGGCTCTTTGCTGGAACAAATTCCTATAGAGGTCTGA
- a CDS encoding DUF4349 domain-containing protein encodes MYTSTKLPRTSALFLSALLGGVIFTSCASSERSKNSALPQMAADGVANRASAPNGESSISQKAEAAPIARSRPQLIKKAAMSLTVNSVDKTVDAVSQIINQQQGDLIGLKQQQPKNDNPRYTATIQLRIPENLLEPTLEQLAKLGTVESRNITAEDVGDRLVDFQARLTNLQKTEANLQKIMDRAGSIRDVLSVSQELSNVRQTIEQIDAQLKNLKNQVAYSTITLNLEAAVSSTSPQPAFGLQVQETWNNSTHSLSAFSIGLLKLGIWLIVYSPYLLIFVALIYGFTRWRRTHSPRLTQTPESTTSE; translated from the coding sequence ATGTATACTTCTACTAAATTACCGCGCACATCTGCTTTATTTTTAAGTGCGTTATTGGGAGGCGTGATTTTCACCAGTTGCGCTTCTTCCGAACGCTCAAAAAATTCGGCTTTACCTCAAATGGCCGCCGATGGGGTGGCAAATCGAGCATCTGCACCGAATGGTGAAAGCAGTATTTCCCAAAAGGCGGAAGCTGCACCAATAGCCCGTTCTCGTCCCCAACTCATCAAAAAGGCAGCAATGTCTTTGACTGTCAACTCTGTAGATAAGACTGTTGATGCTGTTTCGCAAATTATCAATCAACAGCAAGGGGATTTAATCGGGTTGAAACAACAACAACCCAAAAACGACAACCCACGTTACACAGCAACCATACAATTGCGGATACCAGAGAACCTGCTGGAACCTACTCTAGAACAACTAGCTAAATTGGGCACTGTCGAGAGTCGTAATATCACTGCCGAAGATGTGGGCGATCGCCTAGTCGATTTCCAAGCTAGATTAACTAATTTGCAGAAAACTGAAGCCAATTTGCAAAAAATTATGGATCGGGCAGGTTCTATTCGAGATGTGCTTAGTGTTTCTCAAGAACTGAGTAATGTCCGGCAAACCATAGAACAAATTGATGCCCAACTGAAAAACCTCAAAAATCAAGTTGCTTATTCCACTATTACGCTGAATCTAGAAGCAGCAGTTTCTAGCACCAGTCCCCAACCTGCCTTCGGTTTACAAGTTCAGGAAACTTGGAACAACTCTACCCATTCTCTAAGTGCATTTTCCATTGGCTTACTCAAGCTGGGTATTTGGTTAATCGTTTACAGTCCCTATCTGTTAATTTTTGTTGCTCTTATCTATGGCTTTACCCGTTGGCGGCGAACTCATTCCCCACGTTTGACACAAACACCAGAGTCAACTACTTCTGAGTGA
- a CDS encoding amylo-alpha-1,6-glucosidase has translation MPDLDTREWLLTNGLGSFASGTVSGVRTRTYHGWLFAATNPPSGRTLLFSHLEASLEVLGSVVSLGTNFWGKNQIERTGYELLRNFDINPVPKWTWGQDNWQLTRELVMPYGLVGAGEEAGSKGEEFSPPHPAPRPSASFKCPMPNSPAQFCHRILIRYRYEGSYTAILRLRLLIAERDFHHQQTSSQELKFSQLLGQKQVCLQAIDSGHFGIPWHLRWTQGNYQPDAVWYWDYGLSEETKRGLGDKEDLYSPGYLIVTLQPGDTVTLEARVGFPDSVSGILTPETFVEAVEAEQERLSKIFGWRGAGEQRSKGAEEQGNNYESPIPHAQFSLSQQLLKASDQFIVYRASIAGPTVIAGYHWFNDWGRDTLIALPGLALVPQRFDLAKGVLRTFGHYCRHGLIPNAFPDVNGEPIYNSIDAALWWIEILGLYLEATQDWDFLAEQFPIIQQIYKAFVGGTHFNIQVDATDGLVSWDTRGVALTWMDVLIGSLPVTPRHGKPVEINALWYSALCWLSQWAERLSQLEYGSPVRLTKQSQRYAQQAQLVKTSLQKFWNPQLGYLYDTIEPDDRRNFQIRPNAVLALSLHHCGFSEQQGCQILDLATSSLLTPYGLRSLDPGDPEYKGRYEGNQEQRDRAYHQGTVWTWLIGPYIRAWQRFYPQQSLPFDWQPLLDHFQFEACLGSISEIFDGDLPHTPRGAIAQAWSVAEVIRHIK, from the coding sequence ATGCCTGATTTAGATACAAGAGAATGGTTGCTTACCAATGGCTTAGGAAGTTTTGCCAGTGGTACTGTTTCTGGTGTCCGCACGCGTACTTATCATGGTTGGCTGTTTGCCGCGACAAACCCGCCTTCTGGGCGGACTCTGCTGTTTTCGCACCTAGAAGCTAGTTTGGAAGTATTAGGCAGCGTTGTGTCACTAGGGACAAATTTTTGGGGTAAAAATCAGATTGAGCGGACAGGCTACGAACTGCTACGCAATTTTGATATTAACCCAGTTCCAAAATGGACTTGGGGTCAAGATAACTGGCAGTTAACCAGAGAGTTGGTGATGCCTTATGGGTTGGTGGGGGCTGGGGAAGAAGCAGGGAGCAAGGGAGAAGAGTTTTCCCCTCCGCACCCCGCACCCCGCCCCTCTGCCTCTTTTAAATGCCCAATGCCCAATTCCCCTGCCCAATTTTGCCATCGAATTTTAATCCGGTATCGCTACGAGGGAAGTTATACAGCAATTTTACGGTTGCGACTGTTGATAGCAGAACGTGACTTTCATCACCAGCAGACATCTAGTCAAGAATTAAAGTTCTCACAATTACTAGGGCAAAAGCAAGTCTGTCTACAAGCAATCGATTCTGGACATTTCGGTATACCTTGGCACTTGCGCTGGACACAGGGAAATTATCAACCAGATGCCGTTTGGTATTGGGATTATGGATTGTCTGAGGAGACGAAACGGGGATTAGGCGACAAAGAAGACTTGTACAGTCCTGGTTACTTGATAGTCACACTGCAACCAGGAGATACAGTAACTCTAGAAGCACGAGTAGGTTTTCCCGACTCGGTGTCAGGTATTCTCACCCCCGAAACCTTTGTAGAAGCCGTGGAGGCAGAGCAAGAAAGGCTCTCAAAGATTTTTGGATGGAGAGGGGCAGGGGAGCAGAGGAGCAAAGGAGCAGAGGAGCAGGGAAATAATTACGAATCTCCAATCCCCCATGCCCAATTCTCACTCAGTCAACAATTACTCAAAGCAAGCGATCAATTTATCGTCTATCGAGCCTCAATTGCAGGCCCTACGGTAATTGCTGGTTATCACTGGTTTAATGACTGGGGACGCGACACATTAATCGCCTTACCGGGGTTGGCACTAGTTCCACAACGCTTTGATCTGGCAAAAGGAGTATTGCGAACTTTTGGGCATTATTGTCGCCACGGTTTAATTCCTAATGCATTTCCTGATGTCAATGGTGAACCTATTTATAACAGTATTGATGCAGCCTTGTGGTGGATTGAAATTTTAGGACTTTATTTAGAAGCAACTCAAGACTGGGATTTTTTGGCAGAGCAATTCCCGATAATACAGCAAATCTACAAAGCATTTGTCGGTGGTACACATTTCAATATCCAGGTCGATGCTACTGATGGGCTAGTTAGTTGGGATACTCGTGGTGTAGCCCTCACTTGGATGGATGTGCTAATTGGATCGCTTCCCGTTACTCCTCGTCACGGGAAGCCAGTGGAAATCAATGCATTGTGGTATTCTGCTTTATGCTGGCTGAGTCAGTGGGCAGAGCGCTTGAGCCAGCTTGAGTATGGTTCGCCAGTGCGTCTCACGAAGCAATCACAGCGTTATGCTCAACAAGCACAACTTGTAAAAACCTCGCTGCAAAAGTTTTGGAATCCTCAGCTAGGTTATTTGTACGATACTATTGAGCCGGACGATCGCCGGAATTTTCAAATTCGTCCCAATGCTGTTTTAGCGCTGTCGCTGCACCATTGTGGGTTTTCTGAGCAGCAGGGGTGTCAGATATTAGATTTGGCAACTAGTAGCTTGCTTACTCCCTATGGTCTTCGCAGTCTCGATCCAGGAGATCCTGAATATAAAGGGAGATATGAGGGCAACCAAGAGCAACGCGATCGCGCTTATCATCAAGGTACTGTTTGGACTTGGCTAATTGGGCCATATATTCGGGCTTGGCAACGTTTTTATCCGCAACAATCGCTGCCTTTTGATTGGCAACCCCTGCTAGATCACTTCCAATTTGAGGCTTGTCTTGGTTCTATTTCTGAGATTTTTGATGGTGATTTACCTCACACACCCAGAGGAGCGATCGCTCAAGCTTGGTCGGTTGCCGAAGTAATCCGCCACATTAAATAA
- a CDS encoding LL-diaminopimelate aminotransferase, whose amino-acid sequence MATINNNYLKLKAGYLFPEIARRVNAFAEANSNAKIIRLGIGDVTEPLPEACRTAMIKAVEEMGDRNTFKGYGPEQGYAWLREKIATQDFQARGADIDASEIFISDGSKCDTGNILEIFGHDNIIAVTDPVYPVYVDTNVMVGNTGDANDKGEFEGLVYLPITADNNFTAEIPAKKVDLIYLCFPNNPTGATATKEYLKAWVDYAKANNSIIFFDAAYEAYITDPSIPHSIYEIEGAREVAIEFRSFSKNAGFTGTRCALTVVPKTLTAKAADASDVELWKLWNRRQSTKFNGVSYIIQRGAEAVYSEEGQAQIKGLVSFYLENAKIIREKLTAAGLSVYGGVNAPYVWVKTPNGLSSWEFFDKLLQTVNVVGTPGSGFGAAGEGYFRISAFNSRENVEEAMKRITEKFKV is encoded by the coding sequence ATGGCAACTATTAACAACAACTACCTGAAACTGAAAGCGGGTTATCTGTTTCCAGAAATTGCTCGGCGGGTGAATGCCTTTGCAGAAGCAAACAGTAATGCTAAAATCATCCGGCTGGGCATTGGTGATGTTACCGAACCTCTACCAGAGGCTTGCCGCACAGCGATGATTAAAGCTGTGGAAGAAATGGGCGATCGCAATACCTTCAAAGGCTATGGCCCTGAGCAAGGCTACGCATGGTTGCGAGAGAAAATTGCTACTCAAGATTTCCAAGCACGGGGAGCCGATATAGATGCTTCGGAAATCTTTATCTCCGATGGTTCTAAGTGCGACACGGGCAACATTCTAGAAATCTTTGGTCATGACAATATAATTGCCGTGACTGACCCAGTTTATCCCGTATATGTAGACACTAACGTTATGGTGGGAAATACTGGGGATGCCAACGATAAAGGCGAATTTGAAGGTTTAGTTTATCTACCAATTACGGCTGACAACAACTTCACCGCCGAGATTCCCGCAAAGAAAGTCGATTTAATTTATCTCTGCTTTCCCAATAACCCCACTGGCGCAACTGCAACCAAAGAGTATCTCAAAGCATGGGTAGACTATGCCAAAGCTAATAACTCAATTATTTTCTTTGATGCAGCCTACGAAGCTTATATTACCGATCCATCAATTCCCCATTCAATTTATGAAATTGAAGGCGCAAGAGAAGTTGCGATCGAATTTCGGTCTTTCTCGAAGAACGCAGGTTTTACAGGAACCCGTTGCGCGTTAACTGTAGTACCGAAAACACTCACAGCAAAAGCCGCCGATGCTTCCGATGTCGAACTATGGAAACTATGGAATCGTCGCCAGTCTACCAAATTTAATGGTGTTTCTTACATCATCCAACGGGGAGCCGAAGCGGTTTACTCCGAAGAAGGACAAGCGCAAATCAAAGGATTGGTGAGTTTCTATCTCGAAAACGCCAAAATTATCCGCGAGAAACTCACAGCCGCCGGATTGTCAGTTTATGGTGGTGTGAATGCACCTTATGTTTGGGTAAAAACACCTAATGGTTTATCCAGTTGGGAATTTTTTGATAAGTTGCTGCAAACCGTCAACGTTGTGGGGACACCTGGTTCTGGCTTTGGTGCTGCGGGTGAAGGTTACTTCCGCATTTCAGCGTTTAACAGCCGTGAGAACGTCGAAGAGGCGATGAAGCGGATTACCGAGAAGTTTAAGGTGTAG
- a CDS encoding tetratricopeptide repeat protein, with the protein MPLSGVAEFVGREEELKNLHQLLQDNKQVAIAAIAGMGGVGKTELALQYGIQHRETYNGGLCWLLAKTGDVGIQVVQFARTQLDLKPPEDFDIVAQVQYCWRRWREGDVLLVLDDVSNYEEVKSYLQSLPSRFKVLMTTRQKLGRIAQLSLDVLQPEAALELLKSLLKETPGQIEKELALANQLCEWLGYLPLGVELVGRYLARKQDLSLAEILLRLEKKRLDERSLSKSKSEADMTAQRGVLAAFELSWQELEDDDKQLGCLLSLFAAAPIPWKLVEHFVTEEYEVDLEEIRDDRLLNLHLLQRKGEGVYQLHPLLREFFQYKLTGLEQTEEFKRFFCWVIVVVAKGIPETPTLEQIINVSPAIPHLAEVANHLIESISNDDLPWVFVGNARFYNGQGLYTQAEPWYQQCLKIVKQRLGESHSHVASSLNNLALLYYSQGRYSKAEPLLIRALALRLKLLGEEHRDVATSLNNLAYLYNSQGRYSEAEPLYIQALALSRKLLGESHPDFAQSLNNLASLYGFQGRYSEAEPLFIQALALRRKLLEESHPDFAQSLNNLASLYGFQGRYSEAEPLFIQALALRRKLLGEKHPDVATSLNNLAYLYNSQGRYSEAEPLFIQALELRRNLLGEEHPDVAISLNNLALLYDSQGRYSEAEPLFIQALELRRNLLGEEHPDVATSLNNLAKLYYSQKRYTEPEPLYLQALELRRNLLGEEHPDVAISLNNLAKLYYSQGRYSEAEPLYIQALDIFERRLGVNHPNTVKVRENLADLRDRLPPNPE; encoded by the coding sequence TTGCCCCTGAGTGGGGTGGCGGAATTTGTCGGGCGTGAAGAAGAATTAAAAAATCTTCACCAACTTTTGCAGGATAATAAACAAGTTGCGATCGCAGCAATAGCCGGTATGGGTGGAGTTGGTAAAACAGAACTCGCCTTACAATATGGCATCCAGCACCGCGAAACATATAACGGTGGGCTTTGTTGGTTGCTGGCAAAAACTGGGGATGTGGGCATTCAAGTTGTGCAGTTTGCTAGAACGCAGCTTGATTTAAAGCCGCCAGAAGATTTTGATATAGTCGCCCAAGTGCAATACTGTTGGCGGCGTTGGCGTGAGGGTGATGTGCTGCTAGTTTTGGATGATGTCAGCAACTACGAGGAAGTTAAGTCTTACTTACAGTCGCTACCTTCTCGGTTTAAAGTTTTGATGACTACGCGCCAGAAGTTGGGACGCATCGCACAGTTATCTTTGGATGTGCTGCAACCAGAGGCGGCGCTGGAATTATTAAAGTCTTTACTCAAAGAAACACCGGGGCAAATTGAAAAAGAATTAGCTTTAGCAAATCAGTTGTGTGAATGGCTGGGATATTTACCTTTAGGTGTGGAATTAGTGGGGCGCTATCTGGCGCGGAAACAGGATTTATCTCTAGCAGAAATTTTGCTGCGGTTGGAGAAGAAGCGATTAGATGAGCGTTCTCTTTCTAAATCTAAGTCGGAAGCTGACATGACAGCACAACGAGGTGTGTTAGCAGCCTTTGAGTTGAGTTGGCAAGAATTAGAAGACGACGATAAGCAACTGGGCTGTTTATTGAGTTTATTTGCCGCCGCACCTATACCTTGGAAGTTAGTGGAACATTTTGTAACAGAGGAATACGAGGTAGATTTAGAGGAAATTAGAGACGATCGCTTGCTGAATCTGCATTTACTCCAGCGCAAAGGTGAGGGAGTCTATCAACTACATCCCTTGCTGCGGGAGTTTTTCCAATATAAGCTTACAGGTTTAGAACAGACAGAAGAATTTAAACGTTTTTTTTGTTGGGTAATAGTAGTAGTTGCCAAAGGTATTCCTGAAACACCGACCCTTGAGCAAATCATCAACGTCTCCCCCGCCATACCTCATTTAGCTGAAGTAGCGAATCATCTCATTGAATCTATCAGCAATGATGATTTACCTTGGGTATTTGTTGGCAACGCTCGATTTTACAATGGTCAAGGATTATATACTCAGGCTGAACCTTGGTATCAGCAGTGTCTAAAAATCGTTAAACAACGCTTGGGAGAGTCACATTCCCATGTCGCCTCTAGCCTCAACAACCTAGCATTACTCTACTACTCCCAAGGCAGATACAGCAAAGCTGAACCTCTTTTGATCCGAGCATTGGCACTCAGGCTCAAACTGCTGGGAGAAGAGCATCGAGATGTCGCCACTAGCCTCAACAACCTAGCATATCTCTACAACTCCCAAGGCAGATACAGCGAAGCCGAACCCCTTTACATCCAAGCTTTAGCACTCAGCCGCAAACTGCTGGGAGAATCACATCCAGATTTCGCACAAAGCCTCAACAACTTGGCATCTCTCTACGGTTTCCAAGGCAGATACAGCGAAGCCGAACCCCTTTTCATTCAAGCTTTAGCACTCAGGCGCAAGCTGCTGGAAGAATCACATCCAGATTTCGCACAAAGCCTCAACAACTTGGCATCTCTCTACGGTTTCCAAGGCAGATACAGCGAAGCCGAACCCCTTTTCATTCAAGCTTTAGCACTCAGGCGCAAGCTGCTGGGAGAAAAACATCCAGATGTCGCCACTAGCCTCAACAACCTAGCATATCTCTACAACTCCCAAGGCAGATACAGCGAAGCCGAACCCCTTTTCATCCAAGCTTTAGAACTCAGGCGCAACCTGCTGGGAGAAGAACATCCAGATGTCGCCATTAGCCTCAACAATCTGGCATTACTCTACGACTCTCAAGGCAGATACAGCGAAGCCGAACCCCTTTTCATACAAGCTTTAGAACTCAGGCGCAACCTGCTGGGAGAAGAACATCCAGATGTCGCCACTAGCCTCAACAATTTGGCAAAACTTTACTACTCACAAAAACGTTATACGGAACCCGAACCATTGTATCTGCAAGCTTTAGAACTCAGGCGCAACCTGCTGGGAGAAGAACATCCAGATGTCGCCATTAGCCTCAACAATTTGGCAAAACTTTACTACTCCCAAGGCAGATACAGCGAAGCCGAACCCCTTTACATCCAAGCTTTGGATATTTTTGAGCGTCGGTTAGGGGTGAATCATCCTAACACTGTCAAGGTTCGTGAAAATTTAGCAGATTTGCGCGATCGCCTCCCTCCAAATCCAGAATAA
- a CDS encoding PIN domain-containing protein, which translates to MIGLDTNILVRYLTKDDEKQWEQAAEIIEGGEQCFVANIVICELVWVLRGNPYQFSREEISNTIELMLQCSVFELENRSLVYQALQRFKQGSADFSDYLIGAIAQHSGCSSTVTFDRKLRSEKGFDLFD; encoded by the coding sequence GTGATTGGACTTGATACAAATATTTTAGTGCGCTACTTAACAAAAGATGATGAAAAGCAGTGGGAGCAAGCTGCTGAAATTATCGAAGGGGGAGAGCAATGTTTTGTTGCTAATATAGTGATTTGTGAATTGGTTTGGGTTTTACGAGGTAATCCTTATCAATTTAGTAGAGAAGAAATTAGTAACACTATAGAATTAATGCTGCAATGTTCGGTATTTGAGCTAGAAAATCGCTCTTTAGTTTATCAAGCATTACAAAGATTTAAACAGGGAAGTGCAGATTTTTCGGATTATTTAATTGGGGCAATTGCTCAACATTCTGGTTGTAGTTCAACAGTGACTTTTGACAGAAAGTTAAGAAGCGAAAAGGGATTTGATTTATTTGATTAA